A genomic segment from Bradyrhizobium sp. ISRA430 encodes:
- a CDS encoding ABC transporter permease, producing MTDAALAVSPTAETNELDSPARRARRRLFKRKAAVAGLVVLCFFIVLALFAPLIVPYDPIATSWSLVRKPPTALHWFGTDELGRDILSRVVYGARASLLAGLISVAIALGIGVPLGLLAGYRGGAIDALISRITDAMLACPFLILAIALAAFLGPSLGNAMIAIGISATPVFIRLTRGQVLSVKAEDYVEAARALGNPPWRIAFAHILPNILPALLVQATLSIAAAIIAEAALSFLGLGQQPPAPSWGSMLNAAQRFLTQAPWMAVWPGLAIFLVVLSLNLLGDGLRDALDPRAR from the coding sequence ATGACCGACGCCGCACTCGCAGTCAGCCCCACCGCCGAGACCAACGAGCTGGACAGTCCCGCGCGGCGGGCACGCCGGCGGCTGTTCAAGCGCAAGGCGGCGGTCGCCGGCCTCGTCGTGCTCTGCTTTTTCATCGTCCTTGCGCTGTTTGCACCACTGATCGTGCCCTACGATCCCATCGCGACGAGCTGGAGCCTGGTCCGAAAGCCGCCGACGGCGCTGCACTGGTTCGGCACCGACGAGCTCGGCCGCGATATCTTGAGCCGCGTCGTCTACGGCGCACGCGCATCGCTCCTCGCGGGCCTGATCTCGGTCGCGATCGCGCTCGGCATTGGGGTGCCGCTCGGTCTTCTCGCCGGTTATCGCGGCGGCGCCATTGATGCATTAATCAGCCGCATCACGGACGCGATGCTGGCCTGCCCGTTCCTGATCCTCGCAATCGCGCTCGCGGCGTTCCTGGGGCCCAGCCTCGGCAACGCCATGATCGCGATCGGCATCTCGGCAACGCCGGTGTTCATCCGCCTGACGCGTGGCCAGGTCCTGAGTGTCAAGGCCGAGGACTATGTCGAAGCGGCGCGCGCGCTCGGCAACCCGCCCTGGCGGATTGCCTTCGCTCATATTCTGCCGAACATTCTCCCGGCGCTGCTGGTTCAGGCCACGCTCTCGATCGCCGCCGCAATCATCGCCGAAGCGGCGCTGTCGTTCCTCGGCCTCGGCCAACAGCCGCCGGCGCCGTCCTGGGGCAGCATGCTCAACGCCGCGCAACGTTTCCTGACGCAAGCGCCCTGGATGGCCGTCTGGCCGGGCCTCGCGATCTTCCTGGTGGTGCTATCGCTGAACCTGCTGGGCGACGGCCTGCGTGATGCGCTCGATCCACGCGCGCGCTAG
- a CDS encoding adenylate/guanylate cyclase domain-containing protein: MTATILFVDDEPDLEALVLQKFRRQLRDGLVNFMFARDGVEALESIAQHPHVDMVVSDINMPRMDGLSLLQKLQEAEDKKSTIIVSAYGDMSNIRTAMNRGAFDFLTKPIDFADLETTIEKTLRHIEMLREVRRRQMEAERAHTALSRHFSPELARRLAASAEGDGMEVQWRDVATIFTDITGFTSLIESAPPETLGALLNEYVGGMTEVVFAHEGTVAKIIGDAIQVLFNAPGDQPDYATRAVACAHDLDAWAQDFCARQKAKGVNFGTTRIGVHAGPALVGNFGGNRFFDYTAYGDTINIAARLEAANKYLGTRICVSASIAGSAENFQGRPVGDLMLRGRSEPLRAFEPLPPVKFEAPATALYFEAFAKLEAGDSAAMPAFAALIGVHADDPLAGLHLRRLLNGAKGVRMQLD, from the coding sequence ATGACGGCGACCATCCTCTTCGTCGACGACGAGCCCGATCTCGAGGCGTTGGTCCTGCAGAAATTCCGCAGGCAGCTTCGCGATGGGTTGGTCAACTTCATGTTTGCGCGCGACGGCGTCGAGGCGCTGGAGTCGATCGCGCAGCATCCGCATGTCGACATGGTCGTCTCCGATATCAACATGCCGCGGATGGACGGGCTGTCGCTGCTGCAGAAGCTCCAGGAGGCCGAGGACAAGAAGTCGACCATCATCGTCTCGGCCTATGGCGACATGAGCAACATCCGCACCGCCATGAACCGCGGCGCCTTCGATTTTCTCACCAAACCGATCGACTTCGCGGACCTCGAGACGACGATCGAGAAGACCCTCCGCCATATCGAGATGCTGCGCGAGGTGCGGCGGCGCCAGATGGAGGCGGAGCGGGCCCATACCGCTTTGTCGCGCCATTTCTCGCCGGAGCTCGCCAGGCGTCTGGCGGCAAGCGCTGAAGGCGACGGGATGGAGGTGCAGTGGCGCGACGTTGCGACCATTTTCACCGACATCACCGGGTTCACGTCGCTGATCGAGAGCGCACCGCCCGAGACGCTCGGCGCGCTCCTCAACGAATATGTCGGCGGAATGACTGAAGTCGTCTTCGCACATGAAGGAACGGTCGCCAAGATCATCGGCGATGCGATCCAGGTGCTCTTCAACGCGCCCGGTGACCAGCCGGACTATGCGACGCGTGCAGTCGCCTGTGCCCATGATCTCGATGCCTGGGCGCAGGATTTTTGCGCACGCCAAAAGGCCAAGGGCGTGAACTTCGGCACCACCCGCATCGGAGTCCATGCCGGGCCGGCGCTCGTCGGCAATTTCGGCGGCAACCGTTTCTTCGACTACACCGCCTATGGCGATACCATCAACATCGCCGCGCGGCTGGAGGCCGCCAACAAATATCTGGGCACGCGGATTTGCGTCAGCGCGAGCATTGCCGGGAGCGCCGAGAATTTTCAGGGACGCCCGGTGGGAGACCTGATGCTGCGCGGGCGCAGTGAGCCCTTGCGTGCCTTTGAGCCGCTGCCGCCGGTAAAATTCGAAGCGCCCGCAACGGCGCTATATTTCGAGGCCTTTGCCAAGCTGGAGGCAGGCGATTCCGCGGCCATGCCCGCATTCGCCGCGTTGATCGGCGTTCATGCCGATGATCCCCTGGCTGGCCTTCATCTCAGGCGCCTGCTCAACGGCGCCAAGGGCGTCCGCATGCAACTGGACTAG
- a CDS encoding response regulator, with protein sequence MNVYILVVDDEPDVEALFRQQFRRDLRAGRFQMEFAPSAPDALRRAAEVRDPALILILSDINMPGMSGLDMLPKVRAEHPHVPVIMITAYGDAETRRKAIERGAVGLLTKPIDFAQLRQEIDTRLEQAA encoded by the coding sequence CGTTTACATCCTGGTCGTCGATGACGAGCCCGACGTCGAGGCGCTGTTCCGACAGCAGTTCCGGCGCGACTTGCGCGCCGGCCGTTTTCAGATGGAGTTCGCTCCCTCTGCGCCCGATGCGCTCAGGCGCGCCGCCGAGGTCCGCGATCCCGCGTTGATCCTGATCCTGTCCGACATCAACATGCCCGGGATGAGCGGGCTCGACATGCTGCCGAAGGTGCGGGCCGAACATCCGCATGTTCCCGTCATCATGATCACGGCCTATGGCGACGCCGAGACGCGCAGGAAGGCGATCGAGCGGGGCGCTGTCGGACTTCTCACCAAGCCGATCGACTTCGCGCAGCTACGCCAGGAGATCGATACCAGGCTCGAGCAGGCGGCATGA